A region from the Cryptosporangium arvum DSM 44712 genome encodes:
- a CDS encoding MmcQ/YjbR family DNA-binding protein produces the protein MATWDDVRRIALALPESSEGTSYGAPAWKVRGKTFVWDRPVRKGDPEPILGVRVADEGVKAALIADDPDVCFTIPHFDGYAAVLVRLDRIPLDELTELITEAWLLRAPKRLAAEYRP, from the coding sequence GTGGCCACCTGGGACGACGTGCGGCGGATCGCGCTCGCGCTGCCGGAGAGCAGCGAGGGGACCTCGTACGGCGCGCCGGCCTGGAAGGTGCGCGGCAAGACGTTCGTCTGGGATCGCCCGGTGCGCAAGGGCGACCCCGAGCCGATCCTCGGCGTGCGCGTCGCCGACGAGGGCGTCAAGGCGGCACTGATCGCCGACGACCCGGACGTCTGCTTCACGATCCCGCACTTCGACGGCTACGCGGCCGTGCTCGTGCGCCTCGACCGCATCCCGCTCGACGAGTTGACCGAGCTGATCACCGAAGCGTGGCTCCTCCGGGCCCCGAAGCGGCTGGCCGCCGAGTACCGCCCCTAG
- a CDS encoding MOSC domain-containing protein, protein MSRLTVVPVKGLRAEHPASVVVTPTGIVGDRQFFLVDADGKLFSASRTGAFLGARASWSPGFLDVSGVRAPIELGPAVEADFYGLKHVAAHEVLGPWSAYFTERAGQPVRLVHADEPNGGCDVHALTLLGEASVGELASRAGVAPVDSRRFRMSVEFAGGAPHAEDGWAGAEFRAGSVVLRVGGPVPRCAATTRDPDGGATDLKTLHLIKGYRGVTVGELGRGIHFGVYADVVEPGEIRVGDELAPA, encoded by the coding sequence GTGAGCCGGCTAACCGTCGTCCCGGTCAAGGGCCTGCGTGCCGAGCACCCGGCCTCGGTCGTGGTGACGCCCACCGGCATCGTCGGCGACCGGCAGTTCTTCCTGGTCGACGCGGACGGCAAGCTGTTCTCCGCTTCGCGCACCGGGGCCTTCCTCGGGGCGCGGGCGTCCTGGTCGCCGGGCTTCCTGGACGTGTCGGGGGTCCGGGCGCCGATCGAGCTCGGGCCGGCCGTGGAGGCCGACTTCTACGGTCTCAAGCACGTCGCGGCGCACGAGGTGCTCGGGCCGTGGTCGGCGTACTTCACCGAGCGGGCCGGTCAGCCCGTGCGGCTGGTGCACGCCGACGAGCCGAACGGCGGCTGCGACGTGCACGCGCTGACGCTGCTCGGCGAGGCGTCGGTGGGTGAGCTGGCGTCCCGGGCCGGGGTGGCGCCGGTGGACTCGCGCCGCTTCCGGATGTCGGTGGAGTTCGCCGGCGGTGCGCCGCACGCCGAGGACGGCTGGGCCGGTGCGGAGTTCCGCGCCGGGTCGGTGGTGCTGCGTGTCGGCGGCCCAGTGCCGCGGTGCGCGGCGACCACCCGTGACCCCGACGGCGGCGCGACCGACCTGAAGACGTTGCACCTGATCAAGGGGTATCGCGGGGTGACGGTGGGCGAGCTCGGGCGCGGCATCCACTTCGGTGTCTACGCCGACGTGGTGGAGCCGGGCGAGATCCGCGTCGGGGACGAGCTGGCCCCGGCCTAG
- a CDS encoding helix-turn-helix domain-containing protein: MIDEAVRGRPAPALRPYVAWYSGYRQAGIAPGRHRGLPSPYLTLIVTIDDPLVVAAHPDPAQPAEQYTTLVGGLHTVPALITHDGRQSGVQLALRPLGARALLGLPAGELGHLDVRGEDVLGPFAAELHERLRAASSWPARFAAVDAVFLKICRPANAPLPEITAAWRLLTGGGHTVAAAADAVGWSVRRLSDRFGTELGVSPKTAAKIARFDRARRLLLTTDRGLADVAVACGYYDQAHLARDFRDLAGAPPSQWLAEERRFVQAHDDDAGES; encoded by the coding sequence ATGATCGACGAGGCGGTCCGTGGTCGGCCCGCCCCGGCGCTGCGGCCGTACGTCGCCTGGTACTCCGGTTACCGGCAGGCCGGCATCGCGCCGGGGCGGCACCGGGGCCTGCCGTCGCCGTACCTCACGCTCATCGTCACGATCGACGACCCTCTCGTCGTGGCGGCGCACCCCGACCCGGCCCAGCCGGCCGAGCAGTACACGACGCTCGTCGGCGGGCTGCACACGGTTCCGGCGCTGATCACCCACGACGGACGGCAGTCGGGGGTGCAGCTCGCGCTCCGTCCGCTGGGCGCGCGGGCGCTGCTCGGGCTCCCGGCCGGCGAACTCGGCCACCTCGACGTCCGCGGCGAGGACGTGCTCGGCCCGTTCGCCGCCGAGCTGCACGAACGCCTCCGCGCGGCGTCGAGCTGGCCGGCCCGGTTCGCCGCGGTGGACGCCGTCTTCCTGAAGATCTGCCGGCCCGCGAACGCGCCGCTCCCCGAGATCACCGCGGCCTGGCGTCTCCTGACCGGGGGCGGGCACACGGTCGCCGCGGCCGCGGACGCCGTCGGCTGGAGCGTGCGTCGCCTCTCCGACCGCTTCGGCACCGAGCTCGGCGTCTCCCCGAAGACCGCGGCGAAGATCGCCCGCTTCGACCGGGCGCGGCGGCTCCTGCTGACCACCGACCGCGGCCTCGCCGACGTGGCCGTCGCCTGCGGCTACTACGACCAGGCGCACCTGGCGCGCGACTTCCGCGACCTCGCCGGCGCACCGCCCAGCCAGTGGCTGGCCGAGGAGCGCCGATTCGTCCAAGCCCACGACGACGACGCGGGGGAAAGCTGA
- a CDS encoding VOC family protein gives MTQTVWPTLRARDARALIDFLVTAFGFEEVVAHSGDDGVIQHAELAWPGGGGIMLGQERDDPDNPWKLPPGTFGAYIVTSTPDALHERAAAAGAEILRKPFDTDYGSRDFAVRDPEGNLWSFGTYPGHAR, from the coding sequence ATGACACAGACCGTGTGGCCCACCCTCCGCGCTCGCGACGCCCGGGCGCTCATCGACTTCCTGGTCACTGCGTTCGGGTTCGAGGAGGTGGTGGCGCACTCCGGGGACGACGGCGTCATTCAGCACGCCGAACTGGCCTGGCCCGGCGGCGGCGGGATCATGCTCGGCCAGGAGCGCGACGACCCGGACAACCCGTGGAAGCTCCCGCCGGGAACGTTCGGCGCGTACATCGTGACGAGCACGCCCGACGCGCTGCACGAACGCGCGGCGGCGGCCGGCGCGGAAATTCTCCGGAAGCCGTTCGACACCGACTACGGGTCCCGCGACTTCGCCGTCCGTGACCCCGAGGGCAACCTCTGGTCGTTCGGGACCTATCCCGGCCACGCGCGCTGA
- a CDS encoding TauD/TfdA family dioxygenase has protein sequence MASTTLSPVTGPSAWRGDQLQHDRSWIYHLTEEQIAELEAVGRKFVLDDPDLRTVTREDYPLPVCAPAIEQWGHDMSRGRGFVLIRGLQTELYSDALSGAIFYLTGLHLGSPMQQNGMGDLIDHVVATSDKTMDDPTARSSRVRDKLVFHSDSSDAVALFCLRPAKQGGASSLVSGAQIYNEIVARRPDLAPLLLEPVHFDWRRQDSNAPSNTYVSPIVSIVDGVCSIYAGSTYILTAQNYPEVPKLTPEQLEVIAMFDAITYEPGMALDMDFQPGDIQWVSNFAALHSRTEFTDHPEWQRRRHLLRLWDERDRDRPRVPNFGKPVVARDQKREDDLAAIPDVGQFSVKTAVIPRPVA, from the coding sequence ATGGCCTCGACGACGCTCTCCCCGGTTACCGGACCATCCGCGTGGCGCGGTGACCAGTTACAACACGACCGCAGCTGGATCTATCACCTCACCGAGGAGCAGATCGCCGAACTCGAGGCGGTCGGGCGGAAGTTCGTCCTCGACGACCCCGACCTGCGCACCGTGACCCGTGAGGACTACCCGCTGCCGGTCTGCGCGCCGGCGATCGAGCAGTGGGGTCACGACATGTCGCGCGGGCGCGGGTTCGTGCTCATCCGCGGCCTGCAGACCGAGCTCTACTCCGACGCGCTCTCCGGCGCCATCTTCTACCTGACCGGGCTGCACCTCGGCTCGCCGATGCAGCAGAACGGCATGGGCGACCTGATCGACCACGTGGTCGCGACCTCGGACAAGACGATGGACGACCCGACGGCCCGGTCCTCCCGGGTGCGCGACAAGCTGGTGTTCCACTCGGACAGCTCCGACGCGGTCGCGCTGTTCTGCCTGCGCCCGGCCAAGCAGGGCGGGGCGTCGAGCCTGGTGTCGGGCGCGCAGATCTACAACGAGATCGTGGCGCGGCGCCCCGACCTCGCGCCGCTGCTGCTCGAGCCGGTGCACTTCGACTGGCGGCGGCAGGACTCCAACGCGCCGTCGAACACCTACGTGTCGCCGATCGTCAGCATCGTGGACGGCGTGTGCAGCATCTACGCCGGATCGACGTACATCCTCACCGCGCAGAACTACCCCGAAGTGCCGAAGCTGACGCCCGAGCAGCTCGAGGTCATCGCGATGTTCGACGCGATCACCTACGAGCCCGGGATGGCGCTGGACATGGACTTCCAGCCCGGCGACATCCAATGGGTGTCGAACTTCGCGGCGCTGCACTCGCGCACCGAGTTCACCGACCACCCGGAGTGGCAGCGGCGCCGGCACCTGCTGCGGCTCTGGGACGAGCGGGACCGGGACCGGCCGCGCGTGCCGAACTTCGGCAAGCCGGTCGTGGCCCGCGACCAGAAGCGCGAGGACGACCTCGCCGCGATCCCCGACGTCGGCCAGTTCTCGGTGAAGACCGCGGTCATCCCGCGTCCCGTCGCCTGA
- a CDS encoding carbohydrate ABC transporter permease has protein sequence MTRKFGLTHLLLTIGALAMVAPFIWQFLTSLKTLEHATSVPPTLVPDGQWSNYTKVFDLVPFGSQFLNTVVMVAARALGQVLMCSLAAYAFARLRFPGRTVLFGLFLSVLMVPPQLFIIPQYEIIADLGWLNSLPALIVPGLFSAFGTFLLRQFFLGLPAELDEAARLDGANPLRIWWSVMVPLARPGMIALGILTTIWSWNDFFWPLVVNNDPEKMTLSAGLASMQGQFLTDYPLLMAGSLLASLPVIAVFVVMQRQFVEGIALTGTKG, from the coding sequence ATGACTAGGAAGTTCGGCCTCACGCACCTGCTGCTGACGATCGGCGCGCTGGCCATGGTGGCCCCGTTCATCTGGCAGTTCCTGACATCGCTCAAGACGTTGGAGCACGCCACGTCGGTGCCGCCGACGCTCGTGCCCGACGGGCAGTGGAGCAACTACACGAAGGTGTTCGATCTGGTGCCGTTCGGGTCCCAGTTCCTCAACACCGTGGTGATGGTCGCGGCGCGGGCACTCGGGCAGGTGCTGATGTGCTCGCTCGCGGCGTACGCGTTCGCGCGGCTGCGGTTCCCCGGGCGCACCGTGCTGTTCGGGCTGTTCCTCTCGGTGCTGATGGTGCCGCCGCAGCTGTTCATCATTCCGCAGTACGAGATCATCGCCGACCTGGGCTGGCTCAACAGCCTGCCGGCGCTGATCGTGCCCGGCCTGTTCAGCGCGTTCGGCACGTTCCTGCTGCGTCAGTTCTTCCTCGGCCTGCCGGCCGAACTGGACGAGGCCGCGCGCCTCGACGGGGCGAACCCGCTGCGGATCTGGTGGTCGGTGATGGTGCCGCTGGCCCGCCCGGGAATGATCGCGCTCGGCATCCTGACGACGATCTGGTCCTGGAACGACTTCTTCTGGCCGCTGGTGGTCAACAACGACCCCGAGAAGATGACGCTCTCCGCCGGCCTGGCGTCGATGCAGGGCCAGTTCCTCACCGACTACCCGCTGCTGATGGCCGGGTCGCTGCTGGCGTCCCTGCCGGTGATCGCGGTGTTCGTCGTCATGCAGCGCCAGTTCGTGGAGGGCATCGCGCTGACCGGCACCAAGGGCTGA
- a CDS encoding carbohydrate ABC transporter permease produces MDTGGGRGKVPATGAEPPAAAVGAAAGGRRRRRTDWREALWGYALIAPTGIGLAVFYLWPVLQTAYLSFTEAGPFGGPSEWVGLENYQELISDPEVGRSLVNTLAYTALGLIGIPIAVVIAALLSRPGLRGVAVYRTFFFLPVVTTPVAVAMIWRWIYSGDFGILNYLLSLVGIEGPHWIADSRTALIAMVIVGIWMGLGYNLVIFIAAVKGIPRHYYEAAEIDGAGPVQQFFRITVPLLSPTIFFVSVVSVIGSLQLFDLVYVLAGGSNQASRANPAFESMETIVYLFYAEAFQNNDKGYGAAIAMILLALIVALTAVQFRLQKRWVTYD; encoded by the coding sequence CTGGACACCGGTGGCGGGCGGGGGAAAGTGCCTGCCACCGGCGCCGAGCCACCCGCGGCGGCGGTAGGGGCCGCCGCGGGTGGCCGCCGGCGGCGGCGCACGGACTGGCGCGAGGCGCTCTGGGGGTACGCGCTGATCGCCCCGACCGGAATCGGCCTCGCGGTGTTCTACCTCTGGCCGGTGCTGCAGACCGCCTACCTCTCGTTCACCGAGGCCGGCCCGTTCGGCGGCCCGTCCGAGTGGGTCGGCCTGGAGAACTACCAGGAGCTGATCAGCGACCCGGAGGTCGGCCGGTCGCTCGTCAACACCCTCGCGTACACCGCGCTGGGGCTGATCGGCATCCCGATCGCGGTCGTGATCGCCGCGCTGCTCTCACGCCCCGGATTGCGCGGCGTCGCCGTCTACCGCACGTTCTTCTTCCTGCCGGTCGTGACGACGCCGGTCGCGGTCGCGATGATCTGGCGCTGGATCTACAGCGGTGACTTCGGGATCCTGAACTACCTGCTGTCGCTGGTCGGCATCGAAGGTCCGCACTGGATCGCCGATTCGCGGACCGCGCTGATCGCGATGGTGATCGTCGGGATCTGGATGGGGCTGGGCTACAACCTGGTCATCTTCATCGCGGCGGTGAAGGGTATCCCCCGGCACTACTACGAGGCCGCGGAGATCGACGGCGCCGGCCCGGTCCAGCAGTTCTTCCGCATCACGGTGCCGCTGCTCTCGCCGACGATCTTCTTCGTCTCGGTCGTGTCGGTGATCGGATCGCTGCAGCTGTTCGACCTGGTCTACGTGCTCGCCGGGGGCTCGAACCAGGCGTCGCGCGCGAACCCGGCGTTCGAGAGCATGGAGACGATCGTCTACCTCTTCTACGCCGAGGCGTTCCAGAACAACGACAAGGGCTACGGCGCCGCGATCGCGATGATCCTGCTCGCGCTCATCGTCGCCCTGACCGCGGTGCAGTTCCGCCTCCAGAAGCGGTGGGTGACCTATGACTAG
- a CDS encoding ABC transporter substrate-binding protein, with amino-acid sequence MATAACGGDSDTNDDPNAKATISYAVWDKNQVPAMQKLAADFTKTHPNITVNVQLSPWETYWTKMKAAATGGAAPDVFWMNGPNFQLYATNDVLLPLDGVDTGNYPKSLVDLYTVEGKTYGVPKDFDTVGLWYNKELFDAAKVKYPDDTWTWDTFKAAAAKLTNKAKGQYAIGSTLTSAQEYQYNTIYQAGGTVLSDDATKSGYADPATIEGLKFWTDLIKAGQSPSLKTLTDTQAINLFESGKIAMYYGGSWNAAEFSTNEYTKTRADVAVLPQGKKRATIIHGLANVVAAKTKSPAAAKEFVKFLGSKEAAELLAQNGVIPAFNGTQDAWVKSHPEFNLQAFLDEVEYSVPYPVSRNTAAWQELETKYLTPAWNGTTDVAAASKELATAMDDALAEEK; translated from the coding sequence ATGGCCACTGCCGCCTGCGGTGGCGACTCCGACACCAACGACGACCCGAACGCGAAGGCGACCATCTCGTACGCGGTCTGGGACAAGAACCAGGTGCCGGCGATGCAGAAGCTCGCCGCGGACTTCACCAAGACCCACCCGAACATCACGGTGAACGTCCAGCTCTCCCCCTGGGAGACGTACTGGACGAAGATGAAGGCGGCGGCCACCGGCGGCGCCGCGCCCGACGTCTTCTGGATGAACGGCCCGAACTTCCAGCTCTACGCCACGAACGACGTCCTGCTGCCGCTCGACGGCGTCGACACCGGCAACTACCCGAAGTCGCTCGTCGACCTCTACACGGTCGAGGGCAAGACCTACGGGGTGCCGAAGGACTTCGACACCGTCGGGCTCTGGTACAACAAGGAGCTCTTCGACGCGGCCAAGGTCAAGTACCCGGACGACACGTGGACGTGGGACACCTTCAAGGCCGCCGCGGCGAAGCTGACGAACAAGGCCAAGGGCCAGTACGCGATCGGCTCGACGCTCACCTCGGCGCAGGAGTACCAGTACAACACCATCTACCAGGCCGGTGGCACGGTGCTCTCCGACGACGCCACGAAGTCCGGCTACGCCGACCCGGCGACGATCGAGGGCCTGAAGTTCTGGACCGACCTGATCAAGGCCGGCCAGTCCCCGAGCCTCAAGACGCTCACCGACACCCAGGCGATCAACCTGTTCGAGTCGGGCAAGATCGCGATGTACTACGGCGGCTCCTGGAACGCCGCGGAGTTCTCGACGAACGAGTACACGAAGACCCGCGCCGACGTCGCGGTGCTGCCGCAGGGCAAGAAGCGCGCGACGATCATCCACGGCCTCGCGAACGTCGTCGCGGCGAAGACGAAGTCGCCCGCCGCGGCGAAGGAGTTCGTGAAGTTCCTCGGCTCCAAGGAAGCCGCTGAGCTGCTCGCGCAGAACGGCGTCATCCCGGCGTTCAACGGCACCCAGGACGCATGGGTGAAGTCGCACCCCGAGTTCAACCTGCAGGCGTTCCTCGACGAGGTCGAGTACTCGGTGCCCTACCCGGTCTCGCGCAACACCGCCGCCTGGCAGGAGCTGGAGACGAAGTACCTCACGCCGGCCTGGAACGGCACGACCGACGTGGCGGCCGCCTCGAAGGAGCTCGCCACCGCGATGGACGACGCTCTGGCCGAGGAAAAGTAG
- a CDS encoding ROK family transcriptional regulator — MAEEIAGGDLSRLRQLNSLTMVRVLRAGEPATLTELAARAGLSRASTEDVVGALVAQGWVAEVPPVAGAMGRPARRYRFRGDAGHVLGVDIGGHRVRALVTDLDGTVLGRAQTAVAETAGRATRLAAADSVVSEGLRAAGLPAGELWAVGVASSGLVDPGGRVVLSVAIPEWTGLDLAQHFGTTFRGPVVVDNDSRLAALAEQWRGVARYAKDFVHLLAGLRTGVGLVIDGKLHRGFGGAAGEIGALPNVGWIRAQEHLQAWDGEAADLFAAARAGDRSALGAVRRYVRDLSVGTAALVLALDPQMVVLGGGFSRSADVLLEPLRKELDKHCIRTPEVLASTLGEESVALGAVKLALDHVQPQLVP, encoded by the coding sequence ATGGCCGAGGAGATCGCGGGCGGCGACTTGTCGCGCCTGCGGCAGCTCAACTCGCTGACCATGGTGCGGGTGCTGCGCGCCGGGGAACCGGCGACGCTCACCGAGCTGGCGGCGCGCGCCGGCCTCTCCCGCGCCTCGACCGAGGACGTGGTGGGCGCGCTGGTGGCGCAGGGCTGGGTGGCCGAGGTGCCCCCGGTCGCCGGCGCGATGGGTCGCCCGGCCCGGCGCTACCGGTTCCGCGGCGACGCCGGTCACGTGCTCGGCGTCGACATCGGTGGGCACCGGGTGCGTGCGCTCGTCACCGACCTGGACGGCACGGTGCTCGGGCGGGCCCAGACCGCGGTGGCGGAGACCGCGGGGCGGGCGACCCGGCTCGCGGCGGCCGACAGCGTGGTCAGCGAGGGCCTGCGCGCCGCCGGCCTGCCCGCCGGTGAGCTGTGGGCGGTCGGCGTGGCCAGCAGCGGGCTGGTCGACCCCGGTGGCCGCGTCGTGCTGTCGGTCGCGATCCCGGAGTGGACCGGCCTCGACCTCGCACAGCATTTCGGCACCACGTTCCGCGGCCCGGTCGTGGTCGACAACGACAGCCGGCTGGCCGCGCTGGCCGAGCAGTGGCGCGGTGTCGCCCGGTACGCGAAGGACTTCGTCCACCTGCTCGCCGGCCTGCGTACCGGCGTCGGCCTGGTCATCGACGGCAAGCTGCACCGCGGCTTCGGCGGGGCGGCCGGCGAGATCGGCGCGCTGCCGAACGTCGGCTGGATCCGGGCCCAGGAGCACCTGCAGGCGTGGGACGGCGAGGCCGCCGACCTGTTCGCGGCCGCTCGCGCCGGCGACCGGTCGGCGCTCGGCGCGGTACGTCGCTACGTGCGTGACCTCTCGGTCGGCACGGCCGCGCTGGTGCTCGCCCTCGATCCGCAGATGGTCGTGCTCGGCGGAGGTTTTTCACGCTCCGCCGACGTCCTGCTCGAGCCGCTGCGCAAAGAGCTCGATAAGCACTGCATTCGGACGCCGGAGGTGCTGGCCTCCACGCTCGGCGAGGAGAGCGTCGCGCTGGGTGCCGTGAAACTCGCGCTCGACCACGTGCAGCCCCAGCTGGTCCCTTGA
- a CDS encoding Gfo/Idh/MocA family protein: MNQVSLVVVGAGLRGQGYARRAVSSGGARIVAVAEPDPGRRERFAAEFGVAQVFEDWTGLAAAGRIADGAIIATPDQQHTGPAIALADLGYHLLAEKPMAPTEDEAERIVDAVERNKVIFALCHVLRYTAYTRGLMDVVGSGRIGEIMSIEHLEPVGWWHQAHSFVRGEWSNSRTSTPMLLAKACHDLDWMLYVVGRPVERVSSFGRLSHFRPSARPEGAAARCLDCPIEPTCPYSAKRLYFDCLGDPDKEFWPLSAVTSDHTVDGVTRALREGPYGRCVYDSDNDVVDHQVVSLEFEGGATGSFTMTAFSPFELRKTRLFGTHGYVEGDGVRLRVVDFRDGSETVVETGGSSVDADHTDGDHALVDTFVEAVATGDPTLLNSDATTSLAGHRVVWAAERARAAGTVVTL; the protein is encoded by the coding sequence GTGAACCAAGTCAGTTTAGTTGTCGTCGGTGCGGGTCTCCGTGGGCAGGGCTACGCCAGACGCGCGGTGAGCAGCGGCGGCGCGCGGATCGTCGCGGTCGCGGAGCCGGACCCGGGTCGCCGGGAGCGGTTCGCGGCCGAGTTCGGGGTGGCGCAGGTCTTCGAGGACTGGACCGGGCTGGCCGCCGCCGGCCGCATCGCCGACGGCGCGATCATCGCCACCCCCGACCAGCAGCACACCGGGCCGGCGATCGCGCTGGCCGACCTCGGCTACCACCTGCTCGCCGAGAAACCGATGGCCCCCACCGAGGACGAGGCCGAGCGCATCGTCGACGCGGTCGAACGCAACAAGGTGATCTTCGCGCTCTGCCACGTGCTGCGCTACACGGCCTACACACGCGGGCTGATGGACGTCGTCGGCTCCGGGCGGATCGGCGAGATCATGAGCATCGAGCACCTCGAGCCGGTCGGGTGGTGGCACCAGGCGCACTCGTTCGTCCGCGGCGAGTGGAGCAACAGCCGCACGTCGACGCCGATGCTGCTGGCCAAGGCGTGCCACGACCTGGACTGGATGTTGTACGTGGTCGGCCGGCCGGTGGAGCGGGTGAGCTCGTTCGGCCGCCTGTCGCACTTCCGCCCCTCGGCGCGGCCGGAGGGGGCCGCGGCCCGGTGCCTGGACTGCCCGATCGAGCCGACCTGCCCGTACTCGGCCAAGCGGCTGTACTTCGACTGCCTCGGTGACCCGGACAAGGAGTTCTGGCCGCTCTCGGCGGTGACCTCCGACCACACGGTCGACGGGGTCACGCGTGCGCTGCGCGAAGGGCCGTACGGGCGGTGCGTCTACGACAGCGACAACGACGTCGTCGACCACCAGGTCGTCTCGCTGGAGTTCGAGGGCGGTGCGACCGGGTCGTTCACGATGACCGCGTTCTCGCCGTTCGAGCTGCGCAAGACCCGGCTGTTCGGGACGCACGGGTACGTCGAAGGGGACGGCGTGCGGTTGCGGGTGGTGGACTTCCGGGACGGCTCGGAGACGGTGGTGGAGACCGGCGGCTCGTCGGTGGACGCCGACCACACCGACGGCGACCACGCGCTCGTCGACACGTTCGTCGAGGCGGTCGCGACCGGTGACCCCACGTTGCTCAACTCCGACGCGACGACCAGCCTGGCCGGGCACCGGGTGGTGTGGGCGGCCGAACGCGCCCGCGCCGCGGGCACGGTCGTCACGCTGTAG
- a CDS encoding ROK family protein — protein sequence METVLAVDLGGTTLKCAVFDATGAPLWAARHPTGRERGADAVVSTVLEVLTSMRERAVASGWPPRAIGLAVPGLVDAAAGVAVWSVNVGWRDVPLRDLVEARVGLPTVLSNDVRAGGLAEAAASGSDDVLFVPIGTGIASAHVVAGAVVTGASGAAGELGHVVVRPGGRKCGCGRRGCLEAEASASAIEARYREAGDSVQSGGSVQSGGSVQSGDSVQSGGSVPAAISAAGASAAEVARLAAAGDPVAAGVWGEAVEALADGLVSAAALLDPRVIVVGGGLARAGETLFGPLRAAVSARGSFLPAPEIVPATLGDEAGCHGAALLARPLLAGVSGLPAPS from the coding sequence GTGGAGACCGTCCTCGCCGTCGACCTGGGCGGCACCACCCTCAAATGCGCGGTGTTCGACGCCACCGGCGCCCCGCTCTGGGCCGCGCGCCATCCGACCGGGCGGGAGCGGGGCGCCGACGCCGTCGTCTCGACCGTGCTCGAGGTGCTGACCTCGATGCGCGAGCGGGCGGTGGCCTCCGGCTGGCCCCCGCGGGCAATCGGGCTGGCGGTGCCGGGTCTGGTGGACGCGGCGGCCGGGGTGGCCGTGTGGTCGGTGAACGTCGGCTGGCGGGACGTACCGCTGCGCGACCTCGTCGAGGCGCGGGTGGGGCTGCCGACCGTGCTGTCGAACGACGTCCGCGCGGGTGGTCTGGCCGAGGCCGCGGCGAGTGGGAGCGACGACGTGCTGTTCGTCCCGATCGGCACGGGGATCGCGTCGGCGCACGTGGTCGCGGGTGCGGTGGTGACCGGGGCCAGCGGGGCCGCGGGGGAGCTCGGGCACGTCGTCGTGCGGCCGGGGGGCCGGAAATGCGGCTGCGGGCGCCGCGGGTGCCTGGAGGCCGAGGCCAGCGCCTCGGCGATCGAGGCCCGGTACCGGGAGGCCGGCGACTCCGTTCAGTCCGGGGGCTCCGTTCAGTCCGGGGGCTCCGTTCAGTCCGGGGACTCCGTTCAGTCCGGGGGCTCCGTTCCGGCCGCGATCTCCGCGGCGGGTGCGAGCGCGGCTGAGGTGGCGCGGCTCGCGGCGGCGGGCGACCCGGTGGCGGCCGGGGTGTGGGGAGAGGCCGTCGAGGCGCTCGCGGACGGGTTGGTGAGCGCGGCGGCGCTGTTGGATCCCCGGGTGATCGTGGTGGGCGGCGGGCTCGCGCGGGCCGGCGAGACGCTCTTCGGGCCGCTGCGTGCGGCGGTCTCGGCTCGCGGCTCGTTCCTCCCGGCCCCGGAGATCGTGCCGGCCACCCTCGGGGACGAGGCCGGGTGCCACGGGGCCGCTCTGCTGGCCCGCCCGCTGCTCGCCGGCGTCTCGGGGCTACCCGCGCCGTCGTAG
- a CDS encoding IclR family transcriptional regulator produces MVSDGTEGAGRVADVLLRFVDGPQSWGVSAMARELDLSKAVVHRIMRSLVDRGLLTLDSTSRTYSLGPAAAAIGARALRDSKLRRVSLPLLRELQVTTGETTTLSARVPGGRVYLDQVVSTHEINMTVELGRRFPLHAGGSGRAILAFFPAGEREDVLHGELRTLTSATQVDPEQLRTLLTETRKNGVAESGGERQPGAGSVAAPVFDLDGQVIGSISVCGPINRLTAEARRTYVPHVVQTADRISRALGWPGGLPAE; encoded by the coding sequence ATGGTCAGCGACGGCACGGAGGGCGCCGGTCGGGTCGCCGACGTCCTGCTCCGCTTCGTCGACGGGCCGCAGTCGTGGGGCGTCTCGGCGATGGCGCGCGAGCTGGACCTGAGCAAGGCCGTCGTGCACCGGATCATGCGCTCGCTCGTCGACCGTGGCCTGCTCACGCTCGACTCGACGTCGCGGACCTACTCACTGGGGCCCGCGGCCGCGGCGATCGGCGCGCGGGCGCTGCGTGACTCGAAGCTGCGCCGGGTGTCCCTGCCGTTGCTGCGCGAACTCCAGGTCACGACCGGCGAGACCACGACGCTGTCCGCGCGGGTACCCGGCGGGAGGGTGTACCTCGACCAGGTCGTGAGCACCCACGAGATCAACATGACGGTGGAGCTCGGGCGCCGGTTCCCGCTGCACGCGGGTGGATCGGGGCGGGCGATCCTCGCGTTCTTCCCGGCCGGGGAGCGGGAGGACGTGCTCCACGGGGAGCTGCGCACGCTCACGTCGGCGACGCAGGTCGACCCCGAGCAGCTGCGGACGCTGCTCACCGAGACACGCAAGAACGGGGTCGCCGAGTCGGGCGGCGAGCGGCAGCCCGGCGCCGGGTCGGTGGCGGCTCCGGTCTTCGATCTGGACGGGCAGGTGATCGGGTCGATCTCGGTGTGCGGCCCGATCAACCGCCTGACCGCGGAGGCGCGGCGCACCTACGTTCCGCACGTGGTCCAGACGGCCGACCGCATCTCCCGCGCGCTGGGCTGGCCCGGCGGCCTCCCCGCCGAGTAG